A single window of Fibrobacter sp. DNA harbors:
- a CDS encoding sodium-dependent transporter produces MAQREYWGSKLGVILAVAGSAIGLGNFLRFPVKAATYGGGAFLIPYLIAFVLLGIPLAWVEWTMGRYGGRYSHGSAPGILDVVVRKPWAKYVGSLGILGPLLIYFYYVYIESWLLGFAFYALNGELLNAVETNTITVFFGNYITLQTTLFANIPAALVFFLVTFILNFAIIGFGIRRGIEVANKFALPLIFILGIVLLIRVLTIPDIDRGLAFMWNPDFSSLLKPKVWLEASGQIFFTLSVGIGVILTYASYVHRNQDVALSSLSSCAANGFAEVIIGGTIVIPMAIVLFGVDNVEQVAKVGTFGLGFNTMPMLLGKIPLSSLLQFIWFMLLFFAGITSSMSIIQPSISFLEDELSWKRSRAVAVTALLSFIMCLIGVFGLSGGAIDELDFWGGTFALVIFGTIEAVLFAWVLGIDKGWDELNRGAHIRLPVIFKYILKYVTPVYLLVILTAWFITDGWGFITLKGIDPSEQVNFLGVTLSKTVFIAAFRILLLMLLFGINLVIYLAWKKNKNENKSTVNNLEKETVHA; encoded by the coding sequence ATGGCACAGCGGGAGTACTGGGGTTCGAAACTCGGAGTAATTCTGGCAGTTGCAGGAAGCGCGATCGGGTTGGGGAATTTTTTGCGTTTTCCGGTAAAGGCAGCAACCTATGGTGGCGGGGCATTTCTGATCCCTTACCTGATAGCCTTTGTACTTCTGGGGATACCACTTGCCTGGGTAGAGTGGACTATGGGAAGATACGGAGGCAGGTATTCACATGGGAGTGCACCCGGTATTCTCGATGTTGTAGTCAGGAAACCGTGGGCAAAATATGTTGGATCGCTGGGCATCCTGGGTCCGCTCCTGATCTATTTTTACTATGTCTACATTGAATCGTGGCTTTTGGGATTTGCCTTCTATGCTCTTAACGGTGAGCTGCTTAATGCAGTAGAAACAAATACTATCACCGTTTTTTTCGGCAACTATATAACTCTCCAGACTACACTTTTCGCAAATATCCCTGCTGCACTTGTCTTTTTTCTGGTGACATTTATTCTGAATTTCGCCATAATCGGATTCGGTATACGGCGTGGCATTGAAGTGGCCAATAAATTTGCTTTACCACTTATTTTTATTCTTGGAATAGTGCTTCTGATTCGTGTCCTTACCATTCCAGACATTGACCGTGGATTGGCTTTTATGTGGAATCCTGATTTCAGTTCACTGCTGAAACCCAAAGTATGGCTGGAAGCATCAGGGCAGATCTTCTTTACTCTCAGTGTAGGTATCGGAGTAATACTTACTTATGCATCATATGTCCACCGTAATCAGGATGTCGCGTTATCTTCTCTGTCATCTTGTGCTGCAAACGGGTTTGCTGAAGTAATAATCGGGGGGACAATAGTAATTCCGATGGCAATTGTGCTTTTCGGTGTAGACAATGTAGAACAGGTGGCAAAAGTGGGGACATTCGGGCTGGGGTTCAATACCATGCCAATGCTGCTGGGGAAGATACCGTTGTCTTCACTACTGCAGTTTATCTGGTTCATGCTGCTGTTTTTTGCCGGAATTACCTCATCGATGTCCATTATACAGCCCTCTATCAGTTTTCTTGAGGATGAGCTCTCATGGAAACGATCCAGGGCGGTTGCGGTAACAGCCCTGCTGTCTTTTATTATGTGTCTTATCGGAGTGTTCGGGTTGTCGGGCGGTGCAATCGATGAGCTTGATTTCTGGGGAGGAACATTTGCGCTTGTCATCTTTGGAACCATCGAGGCAGTTCTGTTCGCATGGGTACTGGGAATTGATAAAGGTTGGGATGAACTGAACAGGGGTGCTCATATCAGGCTTCCGGTCATATTCAAATACATCCTCAAATACGTGACTCCTGTTTACCTTCTGGTAATCCTGACAGCCTGGTTTATTACTGACGGATGGGGATTTATTACCCTGAAGGGAATAGATCCATCGGAACAGGTGAATTTTCTGGGTGTAACACTGTCTAAAACAGTATTTATTGCAGCGTTCAGAATTCTCCTTCTAATGCTTCTTTTCGGGATCAATCTGGTCATTTATCTGGCATGGAAAAAGAATAAAAACGAGAATAAATCTACAGTTAACAATCTTGAGAAGGAAACGGTTCATGCGTGA
- the ccsA gene encoding cytochrome c biogenesis protein CcsA — protein MENRPLCSNQSLLKTAFIIFLLFACVFSEDDSKIDFSRAGRIIVLDEGRKMPLHSYARKKLIQISGRGKIGGMSALEWLLELMFNPGKIDTLQCFRIINPETVDALGIEGPYKRRYRYTELYNALGKCEQIAISLSKREFSEIQPFEREIMQLWHNVQEYNALGSMFSAFDPFEAFTISDSALASSLRLRLNHPYSYSEMIRLSHVFSAAMENLNSKQLDSLTSGESELLRLVRTMHALSSQMQNAPPPIIHVNENGNEEWYSIWGYLGKSGNKALKDNQVRLLLHMRAAYLNRDVASFADAVDHLTSVKYKDYPFPGLEILYNRLNLFFWARILLVLAIFATLFGMFYGHKWAGVASLFLIGCGWLLQTTGLILRIFIQLRPPLASLYETFVFVSWIIVILGTGLDLIQKRNLGKLIASCGGFLFLVISGRYAVNGDTFGVITAVLNSSFWLTIHIVTISTGYAGFLASGLLGHIHLIQRALKTDKKVTQSTSEAVYIFMLLGLAFTVAGTMLGGMWADQAWGRFWGWDPKENGALLIILWGSAVVHAKRGKIIGSALTSACAVISILMVMLAWIGVNLLGVGLHSYGFTYSGIGLLAGVFVLEFLFLVSMGFLNRSSEKEPA, from the coding sequence ATGGAAAATAGACCTCTCTGCAGCAATCAATCTCTGCTGAAAACCGCTTTTATAATATTCCTGCTTTTTGCATGCGTTTTCTCAGAGGATGATTCGAAAATTGATTTCAGCAGGGCAGGCAGAATTATTGTTCTGGATGAGGGGCGGAAAATGCCTCTTCATTCGTATGCCCGGAAAAAGCTCATTCAGATATCCGGGCGCGGAAAAATTGGCGGTATGAGTGCACTGGAGTGGCTTCTGGAGCTCATGTTCAATCCCGGGAAAATTGACACCTTACAGTGTTTCAGAATCATTAATCCGGAAACAGTGGATGCTCTTGGCATCGAGGGGCCGTATAAACGGCGTTATCGCTATACAGAACTGTACAATGCGCTTGGAAAATGCGAGCAGATTGCAATCTCCCTTTCAAAAAGAGAATTTTCTGAAATTCAGCCTTTTGAACGGGAAATTATGCAACTGTGGCATAATGTACAGGAATATAACGCACTGGGTTCAATGTTCAGTGCATTTGATCCTTTTGAAGCATTTACCATTTCAGACAGCGCACTGGCTTCATCGCTGCGGCTTCGGTTAAATCATCCCTATTCCTACAGCGAAATGATCCGGTTGTCTCATGTTTTTTCTGCTGCTATGGAGAATCTAAACAGTAAACAACTTGATTCATTGACAAGCGGTGAATCGGAACTGCTGAGGCTTGTCCGTACAATGCACGCACTGAGTTCACAGATGCAGAATGCTCCGCCGCCTATCATACATGTAAATGAAAATGGAAATGAGGAATGGTACAGTATCTGGGGATACCTTGGTAAATCTGGAAACAAGGCACTGAAAGACAATCAGGTCAGGTTACTTCTTCATATGAGAGCCGCATATCTGAACCGGGATGTCGCTTCTTTCGCTGACGCAGTCGATCATTTAACATCTGTAAAATACAAGGATTATCCTTTCCCTGGACTTGAAATTCTATATAACAGATTAAATCTGTTTTTCTGGGCCAGAATTCTTCTTGTACTGGCAATATTTGCTACTCTCTTTGGGATGTTTTATGGCCATAAATGGGCGGGGGTTGCCAGTCTCTTTTTAATCGGGTGTGGATGGCTGCTGCAGACTACAGGCTTAATTTTAAGGATATTCATACAGTTGCGCCCGCCGCTGGCAAGTCTGTATGAAACGTTTGTTTTTGTATCGTGGATAATTGTGATACTGGGCACAGGACTCGATCTGATTCAAAAACGTAACCTTGGTAAATTGATTGCATCGTGCGGAGGATTTTTATTTCTGGTAATATCAGGCAGGTATGCGGTTAATGGCGATACTTTCGGGGTTATTACCGCAGTATTGAATTCCAGCTTCTGGCTTACGATTCATATTGTGACGATTTCAACCGGATATGCAGGATTCCTTGCCTCCGGGCTGCTGGGACATATACATCTGATTCAGAGAGCATTGAAAACAGATAAAAAGGTTACACAATCAACATCTGAAGCAGTGTACATCTTTATGCTCCTCGGGCTTGCTTTTACGGTTGCTGGAACCATGTTAGGGGGAATGTGGGCGGATCAGGCCTGGGGAAGGTTCTGGGGGTGGGATCCAAAAGAAAACGGAGCCTTACTGATAATACTATGGGGTTCTGCAGTGGTTCATGCAAAAAGAGGAAAGATTATCGGGTCGGCTTTAACATCTGCATGCGCAGTAATCAGTATTCTTATGGTGATGCTTGCATGGATCGGTGTAAACCTTCTGGGTGTTGGCCTTCATTCCTATGGATTCACTTACTCAGGAATTGGTTTACTTGCCGGTGTTTTTGTTTTAGAATTCCTGTTTCTCGTATCGATGGGTTTTTTAAACAGGTCTTCTGAAAAGGAACCGGCCTGA
- a CDS encoding T9SS type A sorting domain-containing protein — protein sequence MLYFKKLRSLAVTTTLSVLAATVSASSGTQVVEKLSRGLVAVKAGNGYFLSWRLFGTEQGTDIAFNVYKGSTRLNSTPITNATCYQDNSSGSGEYSVRAVIGGQEQAASTAEHVLSSNYLRIPLRNVSGYRAGDASCGDLDGDGQYELVVKEERSPRDNSQSGTTGEVKLTAYKLDGTLMWRIDLGVNIREGEHYTQFMVYDLDGDGSAEIACKTAPGTKDGTGSFLKTGPAASDNDNANYRNSGGYVLNGPEYFTIFSGKTGAELATINYKPPRGSVSSWGDNYGNRVDRFLACVAYLDGVNPSVVACRGYYTRTCLWALDWRNGKLTERWFFDSNASGNSRAVGQGNHNLSVGDVDGDGRQEIVYGACTIDDDGRFIGTSRVGHGDAAALSDIDPDRPGLEYWSCHESGRCADLRDPSKADGGVLWSKPGTGDVGRATAADITAAHKGMECWASTGVGLYNCKGQPISGSPGSMAFVIWWDGDLLREFLSGTNVTKFGGGTLLSTSGVSTINGTKAVPNLQADLFGDWREEVIFTTGSELRIYTTTIPTTHRLYTLMHDTHYRVSIAWQNVAYNQPPFTGFYLGDGMKLPQPKPDITYPGTVKIEARSTVPHNSGTKLVRDIQFSPSTLSFIINKHNKNVRIDLFSIDGQRVFSRKVNSTSGAVSVSLPKKSLHNGYYLLKITLDGVSELYRICVFN from the coding sequence ATGCTTTACTTTAAAAAGCTCAGATCTCTTGCTGTCACCACTACTCTAAGTGTGTTGGCAGCAACAGTTAGTGCGTCATCCGGAACACAGGTTGTGGAGAAACTGTCCCGGGGACTTGTTGCTGTAAAAGCAGGAAACGGGTATTTCCTCAGTTGGCGGTTGTTCGGCACCGAACAGGGAACCGACATTGCATTTAACGTATACAAAGGATCAACCAGACTCAATTCCACTCCTATTACAAATGCAACCTGCTACCAGGATAACAGCAGCGGCAGCGGAGAGTATTCAGTACGGGCAGTTATCGGGGGGCAGGAGCAGGCAGCAAGCACTGCCGAGCATGTGCTTTCATCCAATTATCTCAGAATTCCACTGAGAAATGTTTCAGGGTACAGGGCCGGTGATGCCAGTTGCGGTGATCTTGACGGTGATGGACAGTACGAGCTTGTGGTCAAAGAGGAAAGGTCTCCCAGAGACAATTCACAAAGCGGGACAACCGGAGAGGTCAAACTGACTGCATACAAACTGGATGGTACCCTTATGTGGAGGATCGATCTGGGGGTTAATATCCGGGAGGGTGAACATTACACACAGTTCATGGTGTACGACCTTGATGGTGACGGAAGTGCTGAAATTGCATGCAAAACCGCTCCGGGTACCAAAGACGGGACCGGATCATTTTTAAAGACCGGTCCTGCTGCTTCCGATAATGATAATGCCAATTACCGTAATTCAGGGGGTTATGTTCTCAATGGTCCGGAATACTTTACAATATTCAGCGGAAAAACCGGTGCTGAACTCGCAACTATCAATTACAAACCTCCAAGGGGGAGCGTATCCAGCTGGGGGGACAATTATGGCAACCGTGTGGACCGTTTTCTAGCCTGTGTCGCTTACCTTGACGGCGTTAATCCAAGCGTAGTGGCATGCCGGGGGTATTACACACGCACCTGTCTCTGGGCTCTTGACTGGCGCAATGGCAAACTGACCGAGCGATGGTTCTTTGACTCCAATGCATCAGGAAACAGCAGAGCTGTGGGGCAGGGCAACCATAATCTCAGTGTGGGTGATGTAGATGGCGATGGGCGACAGGAAATAGTGTATGGGGCCTGCACCATTGACGATGATGGCAGGTTTATCGGAACATCAAGAGTAGGACACGGAGATGCCGCCGCCTTGTCTGATATCGATCCCGACCGCCCTGGTCTGGAGTACTGGTCATGCCACGAGAGTGGCCGATGTGCTGATCTGCGCGATCCATCCAAGGCAGATGGCGGTGTCCTGTGGTCAAAGCCAGGCACCGGTGACGTGGGACGCGCAACAGCAGCAGATATTACAGCCGCTCACAAAGGCATGGAATGCTGGGCCTCTACAGGCGTAGGTCTTTACAATTGCAAGGGACAGCCTATATCCGGTTCACCGGGATCGATGGCATTTGTAATATGGTGGGATGGAGATCTCTTGCGCGAATTTCTCTCAGGTACAAATGTTACAAAATTCGGCGGAGGTACACTTCTAAGCACATCAGGAGTATCCACAATCAATGGAACCAAAGCGGTCCCGAATCTCCAGGCAGACCTCTTTGGCGACTGGCGAGAAGAGGTCATTTTCACCACAGGAAGTGAGCTGCGGATCTACACTACAACAATTCCCACAACCCATCGTCTCTATACTCTGATGCATGATACACACTACCGTGTAAGCATTGCCTGGCAGAATGTCGCCTATAATCAGCCGCCATTCACAGGTTTTTATCTGGGTGATGGCATGAAACTTCCGCAACCCAAACCGGATATCACCTATCCGGGCACAGTGAAAATTGAAGCCAGATCTACAGTACCGCATAACTCAGGCACAAAACTGGTACGCGACATTCAGTTTAGTCCATCCACCCTTTCCTTTATTATTAATAAACATAATAAAAACGTCAGAATTGATCTTTTTTCAATCGACGGGCAAAGGGTATTCAGCAGAAAAGTAAACAGCACATCCGGTGCAGTATCGGTCAGTTTGCCAAAGAAGAGTCTGCATAATGGTTATTATCTGTTAAAAATAACATTGGATGGAGTTTCAGAACTGTACAGAATATGCGTCTTCAATTAA
- a CDS encoding glycoside hydrolase family 43 protein, with protein sequence MHSVTISLHKEIFRSFWPLISLYTVTFLLIITFAGSAHSGQSAIEPPVFRDVSVHDPSILRVNDTFWVIGSHLASAYSTDLIKWTQYTNDGVRNGNKLIPNVTEELSETFAWSKVTGLWAGCFTRLDNGKFYMYYCSCEGSSPLSALGIAVSNNIGGPYTNLKILLRSGMNGTGEDGTRYNANVHPNAIDPHTFFDAQHTLWMVYGSYSGGIYIIKMDPSTGYQLPNQGYGKKLMGGNHGQLEGAFIQYSPHTKYYYLFISFGGLGANDGYNLRVARSKNPDGPYLDPMGNDMINCKATGGDTRGSLAPYGHKLVGNFQFMDENGKATGVGYASPGHNSTIYDSVSNRYFNIMHTRFPGRGEFHQVRVHQMLLNEDEWFVMAPHRYAGENAGPINAESIPGTYAYVDHGRDISGTIKNSQKVTLNRDGTISGAVTGTWEKRDDYRIRMTVGGTVYNGVALRQWDSGLGREVMAVSVMSVSKGNSIWMSRLDAVVNIINSTTYERHLAPYLTIRNEKATFFLEHAGEARIIAYDLSGRKAGILWSGRGIAGQNIVTLNKTSLEPGSFFFTLRHGNSSVTRHIVFP encoded by the coding sequence ATGCACTCAGTGACTATTTCATTGCATAAAGAAATATTCCGGTCATTCTGGCCGCTCATATCTTTGTACACTGTTACTTTTCTCCTTATAATCACTTTTGCCGGATCTGCTCACAGTGGTCAGTCCGCAATTGAACCGCCTGTATTCAGAGATGTTTCAGTGCATGACCCATCAATATTACGTGTTAATGATACATTCTGGGTTATCGGATCCCATCTGGCATCAGCATACTCTACCGATCTTATCAAGTGGACTCAATACACAAATGACGGTGTAAGAAACGGAAACAAGCTTATACCAAATGTCACAGAAGAGCTCAGTGAGACCTTTGCCTGGTCTAAAGTGACAGGTTTGTGGGCTGGATGTTTTACGCGGCTTGATAATGGTAAATTTTACATGTATTACTGCTCATGTGAAGGTAGCTCACCGCTCTCAGCTCTTGGCATTGCAGTATCCAATAACATTGGCGGACCCTATACAAATCTGAAAATACTGTTACGGTCCGGAATGAATGGTACTGGCGAGGACGGTACAAGATATAACGCCAATGTCCACCCTAATGCCATCGATCCCCATACCTTTTTTGACGCGCAGCATACACTCTGGATGGTGTACGGTTCATATTCCGGTGGAATCTATATCATAAAGATGGATCCTTCTACCGGATATCAGTTACCAAATCAGGGATATGGTAAAAAACTCATGGGCGGCAATCATGGCCAGCTCGAGGGAGCATTCATCCAATACAGTCCACACACGAAATACTACTATTTGTTTATTTCCTTCGGCGGATTGGGTGCAAACGATGGATATAATCTCAGAGTAGCGCGTTCGAAAAATCCCGATGGTCCCTATCTTGATCCAATGGGAAACGATATGATTAATTGCAAAGCTACCGGAGGCGATACCCGGGGAAGCCTTGCACCTTACGGCCATAAACTGGTGGGAAATTTCCAGTTTATGGATGAAAATGGGAAAGCTACAGGCGTTGGATACGCCTCACCAGGCCATAATTCCACCATTTATGATTCGGTAAGCAACAGGTATTTCAATATCATGCATACCCGTTTTCCCGGCAGAGGCGAGTTCCACCAGGTCAGGGTTCATCAGATGCTTCTGAATGAAGATGAGTGGTTTGTAATGGCACCACACAGGTATGCGGGAGAGAATGCCGGTCCCATCAATGCTGAATCTATCCCTGGGACCTATGCATATGTCGACCATGGCCGCGATATCTCCGGAACGATAAAAAACTCCCAGAAAGTAACTCTCAACCGTGATGGTACAATCAGCGGTGCTGTTACAGGTACATGGGAGAAGAGGGATGATTACAGGATCCGGATGACTGTCGGAGGAACAGTTTACAATGGTGTAGCATTGCGTCAATGGGACAGCGGTCTGGGACGGGAAGTGATGGCCGTAAGCGTTATGTCTGTCTCCAAAGGAAACTCAATCTGGATGAGCCGGCTGGACGCAGTAGTCAACATAATAAATTCCACCACTTATGAGCGTCATTTGGCTCCATACCTTACAATCAGAAATGAAAAGGCAACGTTTTTTCTTGAACATGCAGGTGAGGCCAGAATAATCGCGTATGATCTCTCCGGACGAAAAGCCGGTATTCTATGGAGCGGCCGGGGAATTGCAGGACAAAATATCGTGACACTTAATAAGACATCTCTTGAACCAGGATCATTTTTCTTTACACTCAGACACGGAAACAGTTCTGTTACCAGGCATATCGTTTTTCCATAG